A region from the Aegilops tauschii subsp. strangulata cultivar AL8/78 chromosome 5, Aet v6.0, whole genome shotgun sequence genome encodes:
- the LOC109783505 gene encoding putative FBD-associated F-box protein At5g56390: MRDGLRPRRQPPSPAKETKAAGSGPNTSKKRKLAGHQRREEVPTAAVGLHIHGEVLAPPPGALDPKSTGKPPAGGEVDGGAVDRISNLHDDNLRHIVSLLPVKDGARTQILASRWRHLWRSAPLNLDYREFPSGCLPPYIDSRIDVISHILSSHPGPGRRFCIEPCYLHAPEATVDAWLRSAALDKLQELETGSTICIDPPPASTFRFSATLCVATLGKCSLPDDIVQGLHFPLLKQLGLDSVRITEFSLHRLIAGCTPALECLLIDRCSGFRSVRINSLSLISIGVRPECYCAIPFRELIIENTPCLERLLHLDFSIGIHVSIVSAPKLQTLGCLSDVTLPTFAESLSGTSGGFRNSDQDRLPMFVFGSTVIKGPRVDKLTTAVCTVKTLAVQMGTLSLDTVIELMRCFPSLEKMYIQPRSEGENNVWRRKHRDFIRSFDIPIKTIALECYEGSKSEVDFVTFFVLNARLLELMTFHIQSHVYTEEFFAEQHRELQLEKKASKGAQFHFTVGRCVRSVWTMRHVRDLGLIDPFAC, from the exons ATGCGAGATGGTCTCCGGCCGCGGCGCCAGCCGCCTTCgccggccaaggagacaaagGCGGCCGGTTCCGGTCCTAATACTTCCAAGAAGAGGAAGCTAGCGGGACACCAGCGCCGTGAAGAGGTGCCGACAGCGGCAGTGGGCCTGCACATCCACGGAGAGGTGCTAGCGCCGCCGCCGGGGGCGCTAGATCCGAAATCGACGGGCAAACCGCCCGCCGGAGGGGAGGTGGACGGAGGAGCCGTCGACCGCATCAGCAACCTCCACGACGATAACCTCCGCCACATCGTCTCCCTCCTCCCCGTCAAGGACGGCGCCCGCACCCAGATCCTCGCGTCGCGGTGGCGCCACCTCTGGCGCTCCGCCCCTCTCAATCTCGACTACCGTGAGTTCCCCTCCGGCTGCTTGCCCCCCTACATCGATTCCCGCATTGACGTCATCTCGCACATCCTTTCCTCCCACCCGGGGCCCGGCCGCCGCTTCTGCATCGAACCGTGCTACCTCCACGCCCCGGAGGCTACCGTCGACGCCTGGCTCCGGTCCGCCGCTCTGGACAAATTGCAGGAGCTTGAGACCGGCTCTACTATATGCATTGACCCGCCGCCAGCGTCCACATTCCGCTTCTCAGCCACCCTCTGTGTTGCCACCTTGGGAAAATGCAGCCTCCCTGATGACATCGTCCAAGGGCTTCACTTTCCCCTCCTTAAGCAGCTCGGGCTCGACAGTGTCCGCATCACGGAGTTCTCGCTGCACAGGTTGATTGCCGGATGCACACCTGCTCTGGAGTGCTTGCTGATCGACCGATGCTCTGGCTTCCGTAGCGTCCGGATCAACTCCCTTAGCCTTATAAGCATTGGCGTGCGTCCTGAATGCTATTGTGCCATCCCATTTCGGGAACTCATCATCGAGAATACGCCTTGTCTTGAGAGGTTGCTCCATCTTGATTTTTCCATTGGTATCCATGTATCAATAGTCTCCGCGCCGAAGTTGCAGACCCTAGGCTGCCTTTCTGATGTCACCCTGCCTACATTTGCGGAGAGCTTAAGCGGCACTTCTGGTGGGTTTCGTAACTCAGATCAGGATCGTCTTCCCATGTtcgtgtttggctccacagttatTAAG GGGCCACGTGTTGATAAGCTGACAACGGCAGTGTGCACAGTCAAGACTTTAGCTGTACAGATGGGAACTCTTAGTCTGGATACAGTTATTGAGTTGATGAGATGCTTTCCATCCTTGGAGAAGATGTACATTCAG CCACGGTCAGAAGGGGAAAACAATGTGTGGCGCCGTAAGCACCGcgatttcatcagaagttttgaTATCCCTATAAAGACAATAGCATTGGAATGTTATGAGGGCTCCAAGTCTGAAGTTGACTTTGTCACATTCTTTGTACTGAACGCGAGACTGTTGGAGTTGATGACATTTCACATTCAGTCCCATGTTTACACGGAGGAGTTCTTTGCAGAGCAGCACAGGGAGCTTCAGCTGGAGAAAAAGGCTTCCAAAGGTGCCCAGTTTCATTTTACAGTCGGTAGATGTGTCCGCAGTGTTTGGACTATGCGTCATGTGCGTGATTTGGGTTTAATTGATCCATTTGCATGTTGA